The Bacteroidota bacterium genome includes a region encoding these proteins:
- a CDS encoding phosphatidate cytidylyltransferase: MIRQLIIITLLLFGVSGILFGLEILHKKFAINPEYTRKSGHVIGTLASLILLYTLDSHWYVLGLELSIFFILFIGKLKGTFKAIENVNRKSSGSYLLPVSIYILFLVSSKFQNNLFFILPIFLLGISDPLAGLVGILFKAKSRKIKLFSFAFNKTILGSTTFFVSSLILSLITLFAFGFSWQQVILISVLVSSVSTLTELVSPKGIDNLTVPLVSLIVLLITIQ, translated from the coding sequence ATGATCAGGCAATTAATCATTATCACCCTACTTCTGTTTGGCGTATCGGGGATTTTGTTTGGCCTCGAAATTCTACACAAAAAGTTTGCAATCAATCCTGAATATACCCGAAAATCGGGGCATGTAATCGGTACTTTAGCGAGTTTGATTTTGCTCTATACACTCGACTCGCATTGGTATGTACTTGGGCTCGAACTAAGTATTTTCTTCATCCTCTTTATCGGGAAATTAAAAGGAACTTTTAAAGCTATTGAAAATGTAAATAGAAAATCGAGTGGAAGTTATTTATTACCAGTTTCCATTTACATTCTATTTCTGGTTTCAAGCAAGTTTCAGAATAATCTGTTTTTTATTTTACCAATCTTTTTACTCGGCATAAGCGATCCGCTTGCTGGTTTGGTTGGTATACTGTTTAAAGCAAAAAGCAGAAAAATCAAACTATTCAGCTTTGCTTTTAACAAAACAATACTTGGCTCAACTACTTTTTTTGTCAGCTCACTTATTCTTTCCCTCATAACTTTATTTGCTTTTGGATTCTCATGGCAGCAAGTGATTCTGATTTCTGTTTTAGTATCAAGTGTAAGTACACTAACCGAATTAGTAAGCCCAAAAGGAATTGATAATCTGACTGTTCCTCTCGTTTCGCTTATAGTTTTACTGATTACTATTCAGTAA
- a CDS encoding PKD domain-containing protein has product MKNYSNLQKTKIILLLFVSGFIYSLSSAQCDITVSEDTICIGRSISFSIPPTTTFSSIKWNFGDGVTSTQPTSTVNHSYSLPGIYMVDVRLYNSSGGITCNTGIYVHIEKPVADFDTMYSPGACAPQPVKFTDKSRMIGAIGHDSIVSWKWNFHDNKGNSSISYNKEPYHTYFSNGVFDVSLTVTTANGCIEKVTKPSFISIDGPTPKFWLYKNGKKIYTDTICVGDFVTILDSSENTDEWQFDKGDNSFFNSIGHTANHQRNIQYTKAGIYYIHLNASANVFYPTPPPGYWGDCTADYGRKDNPNDTFFTVVVLDAAQASFTASPMSGKAPVQVTFTNTSTVNSSDLLNYFWFFGDGDTSTLINPVHEYTYGAIFTAKLVIQTKSNCSGPYYIQTLNITSSIGEDDQYAQKIYPNPSSGELHIEHECLIKEISVLNAVGKIVKQQAQVQQRTYHFESLNLQRGLYLIKTQDINGKLYWSKLTIL; this is encoded by the coding sequence ATGAAAAACTATAGTAATCTTCAAAAGACAAAAATTATTCTATTACTTTTTGTATCTGGTTTTATTTATTCCTTATCATCTGCACAATGTGACATTACTGTTTCAGAAGACACAATATGCATAGGTAGGTCTATTAGTTTTTCAATTCCTCCAACCACTACTTTCAGTAGTATTAAATGGAATTTTGGAGATGGAGTAACTAGCACACAACCTACCAGCACAGTAAACCACAGCTATTCTCTGCCAGGAATTTATATGGTTGATGTTAGACTATATAATAGCAGTGGAGGTATCACGTGTAATACCGGTATATATGTACATATTGAAAAACCTGTTGCTGATTTTGATACAATGTATAGTCCGGGAGCTTGTGCACCTCAACCAGTTAAGTTTACTGATAAATCAAGAATGATCGGAGCAATAGGACATGATAGTATTGTTAGCTGGAAATGGAATTTTCATGATAATAAAGGAAATTCCTCTATCTCCTATAATAAAGAGCCCTATCATACATATTTTTCAAATGGAGTCTTCGATGTTAGTCTAACCGTAACTACTGCAAATGGATGTATTGAAAAAGTTACAAAACCATCATTTATTTCTATTGATGGTCCTACTCCTAAATTCTGGCTTTATAAAAATGGTAAAAAGATATATACTGATACTATTTGTGTTGGAGATTTTGTTACTATTTTAGATTCATCTGAAAACACAGATGAATGGCAATTTGATAAAGGAGACAATTCTTTTTTTAATAGTATTGGCCATACTGCAAATCATCAAAGAAATATTCAGTATACAAAGGCAGGCATATATTATATTCATTTAAATGCTTCAGCCAATGTGTTTTATCCTACCCCTCCTCCTGGGTACTGGGGTGATTGCACTGCTGATTATGGTCGTAAAGACAATCCAAATGACACATTTTTCACAGTAGTTGTTTTAGATGCGGCTCAAGCATCTTTTACAGCCAGTCCAATGTCTGGTAAAGCTCCTGTTCAGGTTACGTTTACAAATACATCAACAGTTAACTCTAGTGATTTATTAAATTATTTCTGGTTTTTTGGAGATGGAGATACTTCAACCTTAATAAATCCTGTTCATGAATATACTTATGGAGCAATATTTACTGCTAAACTGGTAATTCAAACAAAATCTAATTGCAGTGGTCCCTATTATATTCAGACATTGAATATTACTTCTTCGATAGGAGAAGATGATCAATATGCTCAAAAAATCTATCCCAACCCATCAAGTGGAGAATTGCATATTGAGCATGAATGTCTGATTAAGGAAATTTCAGTACTAAATGCAGTGGGAAAAATAGTTAAACAACAAGCTCAAGTACAACAAAGAACCTATCATTTCGAATCTCTTAATTTGCAAAGAGGATTGTATTTAATTAAAACTCAAGATATAAATGGCAAACTGTATTGGTCGAAACTGACTATTTTGTAA
- a CDS encoding radical SAM protein, producing MNPPILSGLAKSILLARISLSVAFKMILAYPNLKALRKTKQEVRLLRDHYSQRTKINKVARVNKKVFISPNLQSWPSNHFHRNFLNIAKKHSGQSVELAEDIRLVLLAITKSCQMNCEHCYEAGNLNKQESLSLDDLKNVLRKLQDYSIPHFQLGGGEPMMRFDDLIALLNSADKSISDFWITTSGMSLNEEKALQLKKAGLTGVAVSLDHFDKEKHNAFRRHKNAFDWAKEAIESANRVGLATSLNICVTKEFCSSDNLMKFAELAKKWGVAFIQILEARKAGNYADKDVELSAEQHKIVEEFYFKLNQQKEFKKYPIAHYYSFRQRTSGCTAAGMRYLYVDTDGYVNTCPFCRGKGDHVLQADLNVSIQKLREQGCIKYKLGK from the coding sequence ATGAATCCCCCAATTTTATCAGGATTAGCGAAGTCTATTTTATTAGCGCGAATTTCACTCAGTGTAGCTTTTAAAATGATATTAGCATACCCAAATCTTAAAGCTTTACGAAAAACCAAACAGGAGGTCAGATTACTCAGGGATCATTATTCTCAAAGAACCAAAATTAATAAAGTGGCTCGGGTAAACAAAAAAGTATTTATTTCACCAAATCTTCAATCCTGGCCATCAAATCATTTTCACAGGAACTTTCTCAACATTGCCAAAAAGCATAGCGGACAATCTGTTGAGCTTGCTGAAGATATTCGACTTGTTTTACTGGCTATCACAAAAAGCTGTCAAATGAATTGTGAGCATTGTTACGAAGCAGGCAATTTGAATAAACAGGAAAGCCTGAGTTTAGATGATCTCAAAAATGTCCTGAGAAAATTACAGGACTACAGCATACCACATTTTCAATTAGGTGGGGGAGAACCCATGATGCGTTTTGATGATCTGATCGCTTTGTTAAATTCAGCTGATAAAAGCATTTCTGATTTCTGGATTACCACATCAGGCATGAGTTTGAATGAAGAAAAGGCCTTACAATTGAAAAAAGCAGGTTTAACGGGTGTTGCTGTTAGTCTCGATCATTTTGATAAAGAAAAACACAATGCTTTTCGCAGGCATAAAAATGCCTTTGATTGGGCTAAAGAAGCCATAGAAAGTGCTAATCGTGTTGGCTTGGCTACTTCGCTGAATATATGTGTAACCAAGGAGTTTTGCTCTTCTGACAACTTGATGAAATTTGCTGAATTAGCAAAAAAATGGGGAGTAGCCTTTATCCAGATTTTGGAAGCCCGAAAAGCAGGCAATTACGCAGATAAAGATGTTGAACTTTCGGCAGAACAGCATAAAATTGTTGAAGAATTCTATTTCAAATTAAATCAACAAAAAGAATTCAAGAAATACCCCATTGCACATTATTATAGTTTCCGACAAAGAACAAGTGGTTGTACAGCAGCCGGCATGCGTTATTTATATGTTGATACGGATGGCTATGTCAATACATGTCCTTTTTGCCGAGGCAAAGGCGATCATGTCCTACAGGCTGATCTGAATGTGTCGATACAAAAACTAAGGGAACAAGGTTGCATTAAATATAAGCTGGGGAAATAG
- a CDS encoding phosphatidate cytidylyltransferase — protein sequence MENIINSMGLNLYLILLVYYTIGALLVFKSNKNQEASKRKQNWIKYFSYLLIMTSLFTAILINPVIFQYICVLIIVSGLIEIIRNLIKKREIILGILTIAIYLIISFGFYRFSSLNQNLLFFTLAIVTVFDSFSQLAGQVFGKRKLFPKISPNKTIEGLIGGLIASMLTALLIFRLLELSLFQSLFYGFGTASFAFIGDILSSLCKRKLNIKDFSNILPGQGGIIDRFDSLMLGAIFMLLITNLNV from the coding sequence TTGGAAAACATAATAAATAGTATGGGACTTAATCTCTACCTCATTTTGCTTGTCTATTACACCATTGGTGCTCTATTGGTTTTTAAATCAAACAAAAACCAAGAGGCATCTAAACGCAAGCAAAACTGGATAAAGTATTTTTCATACCTGCTAATAATGACCTCTTTGTTCACTGCTATTTTAATAAATCCAGTTATTTTTCAATATATCTGCGTGCTCATTATTGTATCAGGACTGATTGAAATCATCCGTAATCTTATAAAAAAAAGAGAAATCATTTTAGGCATACTTACCATCGCTATTTATTTAATTATTTCATTTGGATTTTATCGATTCAGTTCATTGAATCAAAATCTTTTATTCTTTACATTGGCTATAGTCACTGTTTTCGATTCATTTAGTCAACTGGCTGGTCAAGTCTTTGGCAAAAGAAAACTGTTTCCTAAAATTAGCCCAAACAAAACTATCGAAGGATTAATAGGTGGACTGATAGCATCTATGCTAACTGCATTATTGATATTTAGATTACTTGAACTTTCTTTATTTCAGTCGCTGTTTTATGGATTTGGAACAGCCTCATTTGCATTTATTGGAGACATATTATCATCCTTGTGTAAACGTAAGCTTAATATAAAAGACTTTAGCAATATTCTTCCCGGACAGGGAGGTATTATTGACCGATTTGATAGCCTGATGCTAGGTGCTATTTTTATGTTACTCATTACAAATCTTAACGTATGA
- a CDS encoding PKD domain-containing protein — protein sequence PINPAQYGIRVNAPLIPEKVEWNFGDGSGWHTNALLTDTISWIFNKLGDYNISMRTTDSNGCVQILEKKKFIKVIGIVADFDMMNSPQVCAPQPVKFIDQSLIINNYKYDYNQLGQIIDSFKIDSVVSWKWNFNDGRGSNSISHIKSPTHTYIKNGAFDVKLIVKLQNGCTDTILKKEFIRIEGPEAKFWIYKNGQKQYSDTICTGGFITILDSTIKTTHWQFVKGDNSILSDTVQPFNNLWEIQYNTPGVYHIYLNATVKVYYPTPPPGYWGDCTATYGREDNPYDTFFTVVVLDYPETDFTASPASGTAPLTINFSDNSTLAGGTITNYYWEFGDGGTSTLKNPSHTYTYGNKYSVSLVSTSDFGCSDTASKMHFINVTSSLAELDDSEPRIYPNPTTNELFIEYANLIQDISIINELGEIVLKRSDVKQKSYHFDFLDLDAGLYLVKTMDINGSVYWSKLTIM from the coding sequence CTCCTATTAATCCAGCGCAATATGGAATAAGAGTGAATGCACCTTTAATCCCTGAAAAAGTAGAATGGAACTTTGGCGATGGAAGCGGATGGCATACCAATGCACTTCTTACTGATACCATCTCCTGGATATTCAACAAACTTGGTGACTATAACATTAGCATGCGCACCACAGACAGTAATGGATGTGTGCAAATTCTGGAAAAGAAGAAATTTATAAAAGTAATTGGAATTGTTGCTGACTTTGATATGATGAATTCGCCTCAAGTCTGTGCTCCTCAACCAGTAAAATTCATTGATCAATCACTCATCATAAACAATTACAAGTACGATTACAATCAGTTAGGGCAAATAATTGACAGTTTTAAAATTGATAGTGTTGTATCTTGGAAATGGAATTTCAATGATGGACGAGGATCAAACTCAATATCACATATCAAATCACCTACGCATACATATATTAAAAATGGTGCATTTGATGTAAAACTAATTGTAAAATTACAAAATGGATGTACAGATACTATTTTGAAAAAAGAATTTATTAGAATTGAAGGTCCTGAGGCAAAGTTCTGGATTTATAAAAATGGGCAAAAGCAATATTCTGATACAATTTGCACAGGTGGATTCATTACAATTTTAGACTCAACTATAAAAACTACACACTGGCAATTTGTAAAAGGAGATAACTCGATACTGAGTGATACGGTTCAACCATTTAATAATTTGTGGGAAATTCAGTATAATACTCCAGGTGTGTATCATATTTATTTGAATGCAACGGTCAAAGTTTATTATCCAACACCACCTCCCGGCTATTGGGGCGATTGTACTGCCACTTATGGTCGTGAAGACAATCCTTATGATACCTTCTTTACTGTTGTCGTTTTAGATTATCCAGAAACCGATTTTACAGCATCGCCTGCGTCAGGAACAGCACCATTAACAATAAACTTCTCCGACAATTCTACTTTAGCCGGAGGAACAATCACAAATTATTATTGGGAATTTGGAGATGGTGGAACATCAACTCTAAAAAATCCGAGCCATACGTATACCTATGGAAATAAATATTCTGTTTCCTTAGTTTCAACTTCAGATTTCGGTTGTTCAGATACTGCAAGTAAAATGCATTTCATTAATGTTACTTCTTCATTAGCGGAATTGGATGATTCAGAACCACGTATTTATCCGAATCCAACAACTAATGAATTATTTATTGAATATGCCAATTTGATACAGGATATTTCAATCATTAATGAATTGGGTGAAATAGTGCTTAAAAGATCGGATGTTAAACAGAAATCATATCATTTCGATTTTCTTGATCTGGATGCAGGATTGTATTTGGTAAAAACAATGGATATAAACGGTAGTGTTTATTGGTCGAAGCTAACAATAATGTAG